A genomic window from Phyllopteryx taeniolatus isolate TA_2022b chromosome 2, UOR_Ptae_1.2, whole genome shotgun sequence includes:
- the LOC133469146 gene encoding CD81 antigen-like: MGVEGCTKCIKYLLFFFNFIFWLAGCVILGVALWLRHEPQTSSLLEINFEGQQAPSTFYISVHILIAVGAVMMVVGFLGCYGAIQESQCLLGTFFACLVILFACEVAAGIWGFMHKDTVSKEMINYYDSIYDKAMTQSVTADTEKKRAAASVLKVFHETLSCCGKGQGTSLLTQFTDMLGVTDLCPSSGTPYSCHNRITELFSDKIYLIGIAALVVAVIMIFEMIFSMVLCCGIRNSPVY, encoded by the exons ATGGGCGTCGAAGGCTGCACCAAATGTATCAAGTACctgctcttcttcttcaacttcatCTTCTGG cTGGCGGGATGCGTGATTCTGGGCGTGGCCCTGTGGCTCCGACACGAGCCTCAGACCAGCAGCCTGCTGGAGATCAACTTTGAGGGACAGCAGGCGCCCAGCACCTTCTACATCA GCGTGCACATTCTGATCGCGGTGGGCGcggtgatgatggtggtgggcTTCCTGGGCTGCTACGGCGCCATCCAGGAGTCGCAATGCCTGCTGGGAACG TTCTTCGCCTGCCTCGTCATCCTGTTTGCCTGCGAAGTGGCCGCCGGAATCTGGGGCTTCATGCACAAAGACACC GTTTCCAAGGAGATGATCAACTATTACGACTCCATCTACGACAAAGCCATGACGCAGAGCGTCACCGCCGACACGGAGAAGAAGAGGGCGGCCGCCTCCGTGCTCAAAGTCTTCCACGAGACG CTGAGCTGCTGCGGCAAGGGTCAAGGCACGTCCTTGCTGACGCAATTCACGGACATGCTGGGCGTCACCGACCTCTGTCCCAGCTCCGGAACGCCATAC AGCTGCCACAACCGCATCACCGAGCTGTTCTCCGACAAGATCTACCTGATCGGCATCGCCGCCCTGGTGGTCGCCGTCATCATG ATCTTCGAGATGATCTTCAGCATGGTTCTGTGCTGCGGCATCCGCAACAGTCCCGTCTACTAG